In a genomic window of Sutcliffiella sp. FSL R7-0096:
- a CDS encoding glycosyltransferase family 4 protein, which yields MDINEDKQEYVRLVLNDMRKLQCEWNIHPWRKEFGKVYHAKATDKLVIRLLGWKGSLQSDRNHAYFLDIMAEKNEGSMVLPDTFVFTVIRAEIGVGLDKDFFPFLHSDEMALEWKREQLMAPSEKWTPLKFIDKQKWQSLSATYTYYGNSRNPHSSQCTLHDLDSFTFQESVTSEVFYSVNQSHNHFIHEEKKHTFTIVMLTWEFPPAVIGGLGRHVWELSRRLAHAGHQVLVVTPHTLGAPPKETVEGIKVYRAKEVASDYDDFHLFVAQTNMNMAEQVRILSSRYKLDLIHAHDWLVGFAARSLKEMMSLPVISTIHALENGRSSLEHPIQQHTNTLEELLISDSDVLIVCSAFMQQELEKRNLDINAIHIIPNGAQLSSEKSKSILDFIGRRSLSHLVLFMGRIVPEKGITTLIDAARTTLKGDPECLFVIAGKGPWLTDYKLEISRLGLEKNILLVGFLNEVEKATMLDLADLLVVPSLYEPFGIVALEGMAAGKPVIAARTGGMASIIDHKRTGLLFSPGNSTELSKQITWLLKNPGWRIKLGRNAMDEVKQKYNWEDVREKTEAVYETTITTSSVQ from the coding sequence ATGGACATCAATGAGGATAAACAAGAATATGTTCGTCTAGTATTAAACGACATGAGGAAGCTTCAGTGTGAATGGAACATCCATCCCTGGAGGAAAGAGTTTGGGAAGGTATATCATGCAAAAGCTACAGACAAATTGGTCATCAGACTATTAGGCTGGAAAGGGAGTTTACAATCTGATAGAAACCATGCATATTTCTTGGATATAATGGCAGAAAAGAATGAGGGGAGCATGGTGTTACCTGATACTTTCGTTTTTACCGTTATCCGTGCAGAAATTGGTGTGGGACTGGATAAGGATTTTTTCCCTTTCTTACACAGTGATGAAATGGCATTGGAGTGGAAGCGCGAACAGCTTATGGCACCTTCCGAAAAATGGACACCATTGAAGTTTATTGACAAGCAAAAATGGCAATCTTTATCTGCCACCTACACTTACTATGGTAACAGCCGCAACCCTCATTCTTCGCAATGTACGTTACACGATTTAGATTCCTTTACTTTTCAGGAATCTGTTACTTCTGAAGTATTCTATTCTGTAAATCAGTCACATAATCATTTCATACATGAAGAAAAAAAACATACTTTTACGATTGTTATGCTAACTTGGGAGTTCCCTCCAGCGGTTATTGGAGGACTGGGCAGGCATGTATGGGAGTTATCCAGACGTCTGGCCCATGCAGGACATCAAGTGCTAGTGGTAACACCACACACACTCGGGGCTCCCCCGAAGGAAACAGTGGAAGGGATAAAGGTGTACCGGGCCAAAGAGGTGGCGAGTGATTATGATGATTTTCACCTTTTTGTTGCACAGACTAATATGAACATGGCGGAACAGGTTCGTATTCTATCTAGTCGATATAAACTTGATCTTATCCATGCACATGATTGGCTGGTGGGGTTTGCAGCCAGGTCTCTCAAAGAGATGATGTCGCTCCCCGTGATATCAACTATCCATGCACTAGAAAATGGTAGAAGCAGTCTTGAACATCCAATACAACAACATACGAATACTTTAGAAGAGTTACTGATTAGTGACTCGGATGTGCTGATTGTTTGTAGTGCTTTTATGCAACAGGAATTGGAAAAGAGAAACCTTGACATTAATGCGATCCATATAATCCCGAATGGAGCTCAGCTTTCATCTGAAAAAAGTAAAAGTATCTTAGATTTCATTGGAAGAAGGTCGTTGTCTCACCTAGTTCTTTTCATGGGAAGGATTGTACCGGAAAAAGGGATAACCACTTTAATAGATGCTGCGCGAACAACTCTTAAAGGCGACCCGGAATGCCTGTTTGTGATAGCAGGAAAGGGACCATGGCTAACGGATTATAAACTGGAGATTTCCCGCTTGGGGTTGGAAAAAAATATTTTGCTTGTCGGATTTTTGAATGAAGTAGAAAAAGCGACCATGTTAGATCTAGCAGATTTACTGGTCGTGCCGAGTTTGTATGAGCCATTTGGAATAGTGGCCCTTGAAGGGATGGCAGCTGGAAAACCTGTTATAGCAGCTAGGACCGGTGGAATGGCTTCCATTATAGACCACAAAAGAACAGGCTTGCTTTTTTCACCGGGAAATAGTACAGAGTTAAGTAAACAGATTACCTGGTTACTGAAAAATCCTGGATGGCGTATCAAGCTCGGCAGGAATGCGATGGATGAAGTGAAGCAAAAATATAACTGGGAAGATGTAAGAGAGAAGACAGAGGCTGTGTATGAAACAACAATTACTACTTCTTCCGTCCAGTAG